A stretch of the Mesorhizobium sp. Pch-S genome encodes the following:
- a CDS encoding M3 family oligoendopeptidase produces MHTFFGRLHAPAQSGRKVLELGNLPEWNLADLYPGMDAPELKRDIDKAGADAVAFENRWKGTLAAEAARGAEGKLGEALKAYEALEELVGRIVSYAGLVYAGDTSDPQRAKLYGDVQEKMTDASSHLLFFGLELNLVDDQAIEQALDADPAFGHYRPWVLDLRKDKPFQLEDRIEQLFHEKSVTGRGAWNRLFDETMTELRFDIDGEKLTLEPTLNRLQDADGAVRRQASEALAATFAKNLRTFTLITNTLAKDKEISDRWRGFEDIADSRHLANRVERSVVDALASAVRDAYPRLSHRYYRMKARWLGMDEMNHWDRNAPLPETPQATIPWDEARNTVLSAYHRFSPEMADIARRFFDRSWIDAPVRPGKSPGAFAHPTVPSAHPYVLLNYMGKPRDVMTLAHELGHGVHQVLAGGQGALMASTPLTLAETASVFGEMLTFRSLLDKTEDRRERKAMLAQKVEDMINTVVRQIAFYEFERKVHTERKNGELTSDQLGKFWLEVQAESLGPAIKLREGYETFWTYIPHFIHSPFYVYAYAFGDCLVNSLYAVYQNAERGFQEKYFDMLRAGGTKHHSELLKPFGLDASDPAFWQIGLGVISNLIDELEALD; encoded by the coding sequence ATGCATACTTTTTTCGGCCGGCTGCATGCACCGGCACAGTCCGGTCGCAAGGTTTTGGAGCTCGGCAATCTGCCTGAGTGGAATCTTGCCGATCTCTATCCTGGCATGGATGCCCCGGAACTGAAGCGCGACATCGACAAAGCCGGTGCCGATGCGGTCGCCTTCGAGAACCGCTGGAAGGGAACGCTGGCTGCCGAGGCAGCGCGCGGTGCAGAGGGCAAGCTCGGCGAAGCGCTGAAGGCCTATGAAGCGCTGGAAGAGCTTGTCGGCAGGATCGTCTCCTATGCCGGCCTGGTCTATGCCGGCGACACGTCCGATCCACAGCGCGCCAAACTCTACGGCGACGTGCAGGAAAAGATGACGGATGCGTCGTCGCATCTGCTGTTCTTCGGTCTGGAGTTGAACCTGGTCGACGACCAGGCGATCGAACAGGCGCTTGATGCCGACCCGGCTTTCGGCCACTACCGGCCCTGGGTGCTGGACCTGAGGAAGGACAAACCCTTCCAGCTGGAAGACCGTATCGAGCAGCTGTTCCACGAAAAGTCGGTCACCGGCCGCGGCGCCTGGAACCGCCTGTTCGACGAGACGATGACGGAGCTGCGCTTCGACATTGATGGCGAAAAGCTCACTCTGGAACCGACGCTGAACAGGCTGCAGGATGCGGATGGCGCGGTCCGGCGCCAGGCTTCGGAAGCACTGGCCGCCACCTTCGCCAAGAATCTGCGCACGTTCACGCTGATCACCAACACCCTGGCCAAGGACAAGGAGATCTCCGACCGCTGGCGCGGTTTCGAGGACATCGCCGACTCCCGTCACCTTGCCAACCGCGTCGAGCGCAGCGTCGTGGATGCGCTGGCGAGCGCCGTTCGCGATGCCTATCCGCGCCTGTCGCACCGTTATTATCGGATGAAGGCGCGCTGGCTCGGCATGGACGAGATGAACCACTGGGACCGCAACGCGCCGTTGCCCGAAACGCCGCAGGCGACCATACCGTGGGACGAAGCCAGGAACACCGTTCTGTCAGCCTATCACCGCTTCTCGCCGGAGATGGCAGACATTGCGCGCCGTTTTTTCGACCGCAGCTGGATAGATGCGCCGGTACGGCCCGGCAAATCGCCTGGAGCCTTCGCGCATCCCACGGTCCCGTCCGCGCATCCCTATGTACTGCTGAACTACATGGGCAAACCGCGCGACGTGATGACGCTCGCGCACGAACTCGGCCATGGCGTGCATCAGGTTCTGGCCGGCGGCCAGGGTGCCTTGATGGCCTCCACGCCACTCACCCTGGCGGAAACCGCCTCGGTGTTCGGCGAAATGCTGACCTTCCGCTCCTTGCTCGACAAGACAGAGGACCGGCGCGAGCGCAAGGCCATGCTCGCCCAGAAGGTGGAGGACATGATCAACACGGTCGTGCGCCAGATCGCCTTCTACGAATTCGAGCGCAAGGTGCACACCGAGCGCAAGAACGGCGAGCTGACCTCCGACCAGCTCGGCAAGTTCTGGCTGGAAGTGCAGGCCGAGAGCCTGGGACCGGCGATCAAGCTGCGCGAGGGCTACGAAACCTTCTGGACCTACATCCCGCACTTCATCCATTCGCCGTTCTACGTCTACGCCTACGCCTTCGGCGACTGTCTGGTGAACTCACTCTACGCCGTCTACCAGAACGCCGAACGCGGCTTCCAGGAGAAGTATTTCGACATGCTGCGCGCCGGCGGCACCAAGCATCATTCCGAGCTGCTGAAGCCGTTCGGCCTGGATGCCAGCGACCCGGCCTTCTGGCAGATCGGGCTTGGCGTGATCTCCAACCTGATCGACGAATTGGAAGCCCTGGACTAG
- a CDS encoding sigma-54 dependent transcriptional regulator: MTGSILIVDDDPVQRRLVEAAVGRFGYPALTAENGEAGLAVMDGPDAREVSVVVLDLAMPGMDGIAVLQAMRDRDIHIPVIVQTAQGGIETVVKAMRHGAFDFVVKPASPERLNAAITSALKVEEVEVAVKRSSRRPGQTLTFKDLATRSPSMERVIRLGQKAAGSSIPILIEGESGVGKEMVARAIQGSSDRKSKPFVTVNCGAIPDNLVESILFGHEKGSFTGAAEKHTGKFVEAHTGTLFLDEIGDLPLDVQVKLLRAVQEGEVDPVGARATVKVDIRLISATHRDLLQQVKDSRFREDLFYRLNVFPILVPPLRHRKEDIPFLARHFMDKVSPVGPRRRLTLSEAALAMLQAYDWPGNIRQLENAIYRASVLVEDEVLTPEEFPQIRAQVEGTVVLEVPAPSVVPDLPDEIETALPHERPIAAEVAGDRMPRVEPRFGTLTALDERGNVRSLAAVELEMIRLAIDHYNGQMSEVARRLGIGRSTLYRKLKEYGIDPETGRAEKIAS; encoded by the coding sequence ATGACAGGTTCGATCCTCATCGTCGATGACGACCCGGTTCAGCGCAGGCTTGTGGAGGCCGCGGTCGGTCGTTTCGGCTATCCGGCACTCACCGCTGAAAACGGCGAAGCCGGCCTAGCAGTCATGGACGGTCCCGATGCACGCGAGGTTTCTGTCGTGGTGCTCGACCTTGCCATGCCCGGCATGGACGGCATCGCGGTATTGCAGGCGATGCGCGACCGCGACATCCATATCCCTGTCATCGTGCAGACCGCGCAAGGCGGCATCGAGACCGTCGTGAAGGCGATGCGTCATGGCGCCTTCGACTTTGTCGTCAAGCCAGCCTCGCCGGAGCGCCTGAACGCGGCGATTACCAGCGCACTCAAGGTGGAGGAGGTCGAGGTCGCGGTGAAGCGATCGTCGCGCCGTCCTGGCCAGACGCTGACTTTCAAGGATCTCGCCACGCGCAGCCCGTCGATGGAGCGGGTAATCCGGCTCGGCCAGAAGGCGGCAGGGTCTTCGATCCCGATCCTGATCGAAGGCGAGTCCGGCGTCGGCAAGGAAATGGTGGCCCGGGCCATCCAGGGCAGCAGCGACCGCAAGTCAAAACCGTTTGTCACCGTCAATTGCGGCGCCATTCCCGACAATCTCGTCGAATCGATCCTGTTCGGTCATGAGAAAGGCTCCTTCACCGGTGCCGCCGAAAAGCATACCGGCAAGTTCGTCGAGGCGCATACCGGCACGCTGTTCCTGGACGAAATCGGTGACCTGCCACTCGACGTGCAGGTGAAGCTCCTGCGTGCGGTGCAGGAGGGCGAAGTCGATCCGGTCGGCGCTCGCGCTACCGTCAAGGTCGATATCCGCCTGATCTCGGCGACCCATCGCGACCTGCTGCAGCAGGTGAAGGACAGTCGCTTTCGCGAGGACTTGTTCTATCGGCTCAACGTCTTCCCGATCCTGGTGCCGCCTCTGCGTCATCGCAAGGAGGATATCCCCTTCCTTGCCCGGCATTTCATGGACAAGGTGTCGCCCGTCGGTCCGCGCCGACGCCTCACCCTCTCGGAGGCCGCCCTTGCCATGCTTCAGGCCTATGACTGGCCGGGCAATATCCGCCAGCTGGAAAATGCCATCTATCGGGCTTCGGTGCTCGTCGAGGATGAGGTGCTGACGCCGGAGGAGTTTCCGCAAATCCGGGCACAGGTGGAAGGTACGGTGGTGCTCGAGGTCCCAGCACCGTCGGTCGTGCCCGATTTGCCCGATGAGATCGAGACGGCGCTGCCCCACGAGCGACCCATTGCCGCGGAGGTCGCCGGCGATCGCATGCCGAGGGTCGAACCAAGGTTCGGTACGCTGACCGCGCTGGACGAGCGCGGTAACGTCCGCTCGCTTGCCGCGGTTGAACTGGAGATGATCAGGCTCGCCATCGACCACTACAACGGCCAGATGAGCGAGGTGGCCAGACGGCTTGGCATCGGTCGTTCTACGCTGTACAGAAAGCTCAAGGAGTACGGCATCGACCCGGAAACCGGGCGCGCGGAAAAAATAGCTTCCTGA